In a genomic window of bacterium:
- a CDS encoding GTP-binding protein yields the protein MSKEKFVRSKPHVNIGTIGHVDHGKTSLTAAITTVLAKKGWATAKGY from the coding sequence ATGTCGAAAGAAAAATTCGTTCGTAGCAAGCCGCACGTGAACATCGGGACGATCGGCCACGTGGACCATGGGAAGACGAGCTTGACGGCGGCCATCACGACGGTCCTGGCCAAGAAGGGCTGGGCGACGGCGAAGGGATAT